One Camelina sativa cultivar DH55 unplaced genomic scaffold, Cs unpScaffold00892, whole genome shotgun sequence genomic window, TAGCAAGTGTATCAGATATTTGCATTTTTGATTATTTCGTTTTGGGGATGATAAGCAGAAAATGGACCGAGGAACAACCTCACAATTTGGAGACCGCAGGCTCCTTCAAACTATGTCATATTGGGAGACTGTGTGACGTCAAGGTAATATATTAGTGGCTCATCTGGTTACATGTATATCTCGTTGTGATGTATCTTTTCATCAATATTTTTATCCCTACAACAAAGCTAACTATGGTTATAGTCCTTTTTTCTCGTCTACTATTCACAAAAAGTAAATTTTGAAGGTTAGAAAAAcgttatgttttataatgaCTATTTATTCAGACTTATAAATAGCATTGAGCTATGTCTATTAAATTCATATGAAACCATTTCCGTATCAAAAATAAGCAAGCTCTTATTATATTGGAGTTGTTTGGTTAACGGGTAGTTGGGTGTAACATGTTGGTGCCAGTGCTTACAACTGTTGAACAAGAGTTTGGTCCAGTGTACATATGTTTGCTTCTTCTGGAAGTTAATCTACATTATATCATTAATTCCCTTAAAATTTTCCTTACAGGGCAATTCCTCCTACACAAGCTGTAATGGCAGTAAGTAATACATACGGGCGTGTGAGGAAGCCAATTGGGTTTAATTGTATTGGCCTGTTCTCTGTTATTCAAGGTTTAGAAGGGGCTAATGTTCCACATTCCCGTGATAGCAATGAGTGTTCCCTCTGGATGCCTGTAGCTCCTGCAGGATACACTGCTATGGGTTGTGTTGCAAATTTAGGAAGTGAGCCACCAGCTGATCACATTGTTTATTGTCTGAGGTCTGACCTTGTATCTTCCAGCAGTTTCTCTGAGTGCATATACACTGTGCCCTCCAGTTCATTATTTGAGTCTGGATTGAGCATGTGGCGTGCTGATAATGTTCTTGGATCATTCTATGCTCACACTTCAACTGCAGAACCTTCTAGACAATATAGCCCTGGCCTCAGTCATTGTCTTCTTTGGAATCCCCTTCAGTCGAAGACATCTCCATTATCTGACCAATCATCGACAAGTGGATCTCAGAGCGAGCAAACAAGCGACCAGACTGGAAGTTCATCGGGATGGGACATTCTCAGGTCAATTTCTAAGGCAACTAGTTATCATGTTTCAACGCCTAACTTTGAGAGAATCTGGTGGGACAAGGGTGGTGATCTTCGTAGACCTGTCTCAATATGGAGGCCTGTACCACGTCCTGGATTTGCAATATTGGGTGATAGCATAACTGAAGGGTTAGTAAATATTTAACCTTTACTTTCTATATTAGCTACTGTGAAGGGACTGTTTTGTTATACAAATGTTGTAACCTTGAGTCCTTCTTCTCTTAGATTGGAGCCACCTGCACTTGGTATACTCTTCAAAGCAGATGACTCTGAGATTGCTGCAAAACCTGTGCAGTTCACTAAAGTCGCACATATTGTGGGGAAAGGTTTTGATGAAGTTTTTTGCTGGTTTCCTGTTGCACCTCCTGGTTATGTTTCTCTAGGATGTGTTCTCTCTAAATTTGATGAGGCCCCACGTGTGGATTCGTTTTGTTGTCCACGGATTGATCTTGTTAACCAGGCCAACATATATGAAGCCTCTGTCACGAGATCTTCAAGTTCAAAGTCTTCTCAATGCTGGAGCATTTGGAAAGTTGACAATCAGGTTGGCCGACCCATTTAATTTAGGATGCTGTGTCTCTTTTCTTTGAAGGCTCCCCCTTTATAATTTAACCGTGAAATTGCTACCATCCATTTTTAGTTAGCTCTAACTACCCACATAGTGAAATTCTCAGTGTCAGTATAAAGGATTTTTCCCTCGTGTTCGACTATAACAGGAACCCCTGAATCTTTTCCTATACTGATAACGGCTGATACCTTGTGTAGGCATGCACTTTTCTTGCGCGTGCTGATCTTAAAAGGCCTCCAAGTCGGTTGGCTTTCGCTGTTGGAGAATCGGTGAAGCCGAAGACACAGGATAATGTAAATGCGGAAATTAAGCTGAGATGCTTCTCCATGACACTTCTAGATGGTTTACATGGAATGGTATGTTATATGGTCAAAGTTATTAGCCAATTTTTTGGAATCCAGTGTTTACATCTTGATCCTATTCTGAATTCTTCCAGATGACTCCTCTCTTTGACACAACTGTCACCAATATCAAACTAGCAACTCATGGTCGTCCTGAGGCCATGAATGCAGTACTCATTTCATCAATCGCTGCTTCAACATTTAACCCGCAGTTGGAAGCGTGGGAGCCGCTTATAGAGCCATTTGATGGAATATTCAAGTAAACAcagttatttgttttatttatgatgTGACTTAACTGGAAATAAAACTGCATTTAGTTATAGTATTTcgaataatattttgattgctcaCTTTCACTTTGTAGGATGGAAACATATGATACTGCTTTGAACCAATCATCAAAGCCAGGAAAACGACTGCGAATTGCTGCTACTAACATTTTGAACATAAATGTTAGTGCTGCAAACCTTGAAACTCTTGGCGATGCTGTTGTGTCTTGGAGAAGGCAATTAGAACTTGAAGAAAGAGCGGCCAAAATGAAAGAAGTGAAGTATTCTTTATTCTAGTTTTGTGTAAGTATAAGTTTACATAATTTCTTACTTACTAATCTCCCGTGGTACAGGAATCCGCCGTCTCTCGTGAGAGTGGGGTTCTTTCAGCTTTTTCAGCTCTTGACGAAGATGATTTTCAGACCATTGTGGTAGAGAATAAACTCGGCCGTGACATATATCTGAAAAAGTTGGAGGAGAACTCAGATGTAGTTGTAAAATTGTGTCACGACGAAAACACTTCTGTCTGGGTTCCACCGCCAAGGTTCTCCAATAGGTTAAATGTTGCAGACAGTTCTAGAGAAGCACGCAATTACATGACTGTACAGATTCTTGAGGCTAAGGTTTCTATACAAGTATTTTAATATCATTTGAAATATTTACAGTGGCCTGTTAGACATTTGTATGGTTAAGATGACACTTCCTTTGTTTTGCAGGGTTTACATATCATTGATGATGGTAATAGTCACAATTTCTTTTGCACCCTACGCCTCGTTGTTGATAGTCAGGGTGCAGAACCACAAAAACTTTTTCCTCAAAGTGCTAGGACAAAGTGCGTGAAGCCTTCAACTACAATTGTCAACGACTTGATGGAGTGCACTTCCAAGTGGAatgaactttttatttttgaaattcctaGGAAGGTAGTACATAAGGACCAGTTAATATTATTATGCTTACTTTGTTCATATTCTCTATTCCTTCAAGTATGCGGTGTACATAAGCGATTAAGCCTAGAATTAGCATTGAGTTTGAATCGTATATCAAGCCTAGTTACTCTCCCAGTATTCATTCTGATTTAGATGGTTAGTGGTACAAGTTAGATTGGTATGTCTGTCTACAATATTCCTTTTTAAACTGGAAACAGTTGTCATGATTTTGGAATTTATCTTACATGACTAGCTGTTTGTTCATTTGATTGTTATAGGGATTGGCCAGGTTGGAGGTTGAGGTAACAAACCTTGCTGCGAAAGCTGGAAAAGGTTCCATCCTATTATTTCTtagatcttttttctttgaCCTGTTCAACTATCCTCTACGTGTGtgtggtttttttctttttgagactgaatttgcattgtttatttttcggTGAGTCCTTGGATTGTCCACACCAGATagatgaataaaatataactgGACATGTGTTCAAGAGTTCTATAGTCGAGATTGTACAAGTGTTGATAGTTAGCTGTTGATAATGCAGGGGAGGTCGTCGGGTCGCTTTCGTTTCCTGTTGGACATGGGGAGAGTACGCTTAGAAAGATAGCTTCAGTAAGGATGCTACATCATTCAAGTGATGCAGAGAATATAAGTTCCTATACCCTTCAGAGAAAGGTTAGTTGGTTTTCATTTATTCTAGGGTGTGTTTACATATATCTCATGCTTTTATAACATGTATTCttaatttttactatttgattCATGAAATAAAGAATGCTGAAGATAAACATGACAATGGGTGCTTGCTTATCTCAACATCTTACTTTGAGAAGACTACAATACCCAACACACTAAGAAATATAGAAAGTAAGGATTTTGTTGACGGAGACACTGGTTTCTGGATTGGAGTTCGCCCTGATGACTCATGGCATAGCGTTCGCTCGCTGCTTCCGCTTGGTATTGCTCCGAAATCCCTACAAAATGATTTTATTGCAATGGAGGTTTCTATGAGAAATGGAAGAAAGCACGCAACATTCAGATGTTTAGCTACAGTTGTAAATGATTCAGATGTCAATTTAGAGATATCCATATCTTCTGATCAGAATGTCTCTTCGGGAGCAAGCAATCATAATGCATTGATTGCTGCAAGATCTTCATATGTTTTACCATGGGGATGTTTATCAAAGGATAATGAACAGTGCCTGCATGTCCGACCAACGGCTGAGAACCCTCATCATTCTTATGCATGGGGTTCGTGCATCGCGGTGAGTTCTGGTTGTGGAAAAGATCAACCATTTGTTGATCAAGGGTTTCTTACTCGGCAGAATACTGTCAAGCAAAGCAGCAGGGCATCTGCattttctttgaaattaaaCCAACTTGAGAAGAAGGATATGCTTTTCTGCTGCCAGCCTTCTACTGGGAGTAAACCATTATGGCTCAGTGTAGGAGCAGATGCGTCAGTTCTTCATACAGACCTCAA contains:
- the LOC104773979 gene encoding uncharacterized protein LOC104773979, whose amino-acid sequence is NGSIGKPMIREGQGLDIFVRRSLRDVFKKVPTVSVEVKIDFLHAVISDKEYDIIVSCTTMNLFEEPKLPPDFRGSSSGPKAKMRLLADKVNLNSQMIMSRTVTILAVDINYALLELRNSVNEESPLAHVALEGLWVSYRMTSLSETDLYVSVPKVSVLDIRPNTKPEMRLMLGSSVDASKQASSGSFPFSLNKGSFKRVNSRADLDFDAPCSTMLLMDYRWRASSQSCVLRVQQPRILAVPDFLLAVGEFFVPALRAITGRDETLDPTNDPITRSRGIILSEPLYKQTEDVVYLSPCRQLVADSLDIDEYTYDGCGKVVSLSEQGEKNLNIGRLEPIIIVGHGKKLRFINVKIKNGPLLSKCIYLSNDSSCLFSPEDGVDISMLENASSNPENVLSHVHKSSDVSDACQYDSKSGQSYTFEAQVVSPEFTFFDGTKSSLDDSTAVEKLLRVKLDFNFMYASKENDIWVRALLKNLVVETGSGLIILDPVDISGGYTSVKEKTNMSLTSTDIYMHLSLSALSLLLNLQSQVTGALQSGNAIPLASCTNFHRIWVSPKENGPRNNLTIWRPQAPSNYVILGDCVTSRAIPPTQAVMAVSNTYGRVRKPIGFNCIGLFSVIQGLEGANVPHSRDSNECSLWMPVAPAGYTAMGCVANLGSEPPADHIVYCLRSDLVSSSSFSECIYTVPSSSLFESGLSMWRADNVLGSFYAHTSTAEPSRQYSPGLSHCLLWNPLQSKTSPLSDQSSTSGSQSEQTSDQTGSSSGWDILRSISKATSYHVSTPNFERIWWDKGGDLRRPVSIWRPVPRPGFAILGDSITEGLEPPALGILFKADDSEIAAKPVQFTKVAHIVGKGFDEVFCWFPVAPPGYVSLGCVLSKFDEAPRVDSFCCPRIDLVNQANIYEASVTRSSSSKSSQCWSIWKVDNQACTFLARADLKRPPSRLAFAVGESVKPKTQDNVNAEIKLRCFSMTLLDGLHGMMTPLFDTTVTNIKLATHGRPEAMNAVLISSIAASTFNPQLEAWEPLIEPFDGIFKMETYDTALNQSSKPGKRLRIAATNILNINVSAANLETLGDAVVSWRRQLELEERAAKMKEESAVSRESGVLSAFSALDEDDFQTIVVENKLGRDIYLKKLEENSDVVVKLCHDENTSVWVPPPRFSNRLNVADSSREARNYMTVQILEAKGLHIIDDGNSHNFFCTLRLVVDSQGAEPQKLFPQSARTKCVKPSTTIVNDLMECTSKWNELFIFEIPRKGLARLEVEVTNLAAKAGKGEVVGSLSFPVGHGESTLRKIASVRMLHHSSDAENISSYTLQRKNAEDKHDNGCLLISTSYFEKTTIPNTLRNIESKDFVDGDTGFWIGVRPDDSWHSVRSLLPLGIAPKSLQNDFIAMEVSMRNGRKHATFRCLATVVNDSDVNLEISISSDQNVSSGASNHNALIAARSSYVLPWGCLSKDNEQCLHVRPTAENPHHSYAWGSCIAVSSGCGKDQPFVDQGFLTRQNTVKQSSRASAFSLKLNQLEKKDMLFCCQPSTGSKPLWLSVGADASVLHTDLNTPVYDWKISICSPLKLENRLPCPVKFTVWEKTKEGTYLERQHGVVSSRKSAHVYSADIQRPVYLTLAVHGGWALEKDPIPILDLSSSDSVSSFWFVHQQSKRFVTLLTLFFFQLSYFEIVNPLCVLITPNV